In Takifugu flavidus isolate HTHZ2018 chromosome 13, ASM371156v2, whole genome shotgun sequence, the following are encoded in one genomic region:
- the ddb2 gene encoding DNA damage-binding protein 2 isoform X2, producing MRTCSCRLCKQGHLSSNSVAINTGSRSFRMKNKPNKSNASASTERVTKRSDSSSSTLSKKLKSKTESWKQEPPKPVAAQRRSVHGSILHYIYQNTLGQSLHSHMRQEPFVRSLSSYHFHGAASPFDRRVTCLEWHPTHPTTLAAGSKGGDLYLWDFKVPTKMNFVQGNGAGDSIGGMKFCPMDLSKIYVASGEGRLSLQSFEGHTSTVLATTADCGHDYHNVCFWFCCVDVSVSRQMLVTGDNVGQLLLLSLDGQKIFSDKLHRAKVTHAEFSSRCDWLLATASVDHTVKLWDLRNIKDKKSFVHDLPHEKAVNSAYFNPLDCSKLLTTDQYDQIRVYSSSDWSQPQHIIQHPHRQYQHLTPIKATWHPVYDLIVAGRYPDDRVCPGDEKTVDIYDSNTAELVFQLQDPTGSGIKSINKFNSLGDAIGSGMGVSVLIWDRNESLFNDQHEEEETSTSTDSSRSQRRSVQRSGRGRAASTAGGKLMKKKLASLEETGTKSKTTGGTKEKQTQRRKKT from the exons AGGGACATTTATCCTCTAACTCTGTTGCTATAAACACTGGCAGTCGCAG TTTCAGAATGAAAAATAAACCGAACAAGTCAAATGCATCAGCGTCAACAGAGAGAGTGACGAAAAGATCCGACAGCTCCTCATCGACGCTCTCTAAAAAGCTTAAGAGCAAAACAGAATCATGGAAGCAAG AACCTCCGAAGCCTGTAGCTGCCCAGAGGAGGAGTGTCCATGGAAGTATCCTGCACTACATTTACCAGAATACACTGGGGCAGAGCCTGCACTCACACATGAGACAG GAGCCGTTTGTTCGCTCGTTATCCTCTTATCATTTCCACGGTGCCGCCAGCCCCTTCGACCGCAGGGTCACCTGTCTGGAGTGGCATCCCACCCATCCCACCACTCTGGCAGCAGGGTCCAAGGGTGGAGATTTGTATCTTTGGGACTTCAAGGTTCCCACCAAGATGAACTTTGTGCAAGGG AACGGAGCTGGAGATTCTATCGGGGGAATGAAATTCTGTCCGATGGATCTTTCTAAAATCTATGTGGCTTCTGGTGAGGGCAGATTGAGCCTGCAGAGCTTCGAGGGTCATACGTCCACTGTGCTGGCTACAACTGCAGACTGCGGCCACGACTACCACAATGTTTG TTTTTGGTTCTGCTGCGTTGACGTGTCAGTAAGCAGGCAGATGTTAGTGACCGGAGACAACGtgggacagctgctgctgctgagtttgGATGGTCAAAAG ATTTTCAGCGACAAGTTGCACAGAGCCAAAGTGACCCACGCCGAGTTCAGTTCACGCTGTGATTGGTTGTTGGCCACAGCTTCAGTCGACCACACGGTCAAACTTTGGGATCTAAGAAACATTAAAGACAAGAAAAGTTTTGTCCATGACCTTCCTCACGAGAAAGCCGTCAACTCAG CCTATTTCAACCCACTCGACTGCTCCAAGTTACTGACCACAGATCAGTACGATCAGATCCGCGTCTACTCATCCTCCGACTGGTCCCAGCCTCAACACATCATCCAGCATCCTCACAGGCAGTACCAGCATCTCACACCCATCAAG GCCACGTGGCACCCAGTCTACGACCTGATTGTGGCTGGCCGCTACCCCGATGACCGCGTTTGCCCCGGAGATGAGAAGACTGTTGATATCTATGACTCCAACACAGcagaacttgtttttcagctaCAGGATCCCACAGGATCAGGGATCAAATCT ATCAATAAATTTAATTCTCTGGGTGATGCGATTGGCTCTGGGATGG GTGTGTCGGTGTTGATTTGGGACAGAAACGAGTCCCTGTTCAACGATCAACACGAAGAGGAAGAAACGTCAACGTCGACAGACAGTTCAAGAAGCCAGAGGAGGAGCGTGCAGCGCTCTGGCCGAGGCAGAGCAGCTTCCACGGCGGGTGGAAAGCTAATGAAGAAAAAACTAGCTTCTCTGGAAGAGACCGGGACCAAAAGTAAAACCACAGGCGGCacgaaagaaaaacaaacacagaggagaaaaaagacatGA
- the ddb2 gene encoding DNA damage-binding protein 2 isoform X1 has product MRTCSCRLCKQGHLSSNSVAINTGSRSFRMKNKPNKSNASASTERVTKRSDSSSSTLSKKLKSKTESWKQEPPKPVAAQRRSVHGSILHYIYQNTLGQSLHSHMRQCLQEPFVRSLSSYHFHGAASPFDRRVTCLEWHPTHPTTLAAGSKGGDLYLWDFKVPTKMNFVQGNGAGDSIGGMKFCPMDLSKIYVASGEGRLSLQSFEGHTSTVLATTADCGHDYHNVCFWFCCVDVSVSRQMLVTGDNVGQLLLLSLDGQKIFSDKLHRAKVTHAEFSSRCDWLLATASVDHTVKLWDLRNIKDKKSFVHDLPHEKAVNSAYFNPLDCSKLLTTDQYDQIRVYSSSDWSQPQHIIQHPHRQYQHLTPIKATWHPVYDLIVAGRYPDDRVCPGDEKTVDIYDSNTAELVFQLQDPTGSGIKSINKFNSLGDAIGSGMGVSVLIWDRNESLFNDQHEEEETSTSTDSSRSQRRSVQRSGRGRAASTAGGKLMKKKLASLEETGTKSKTTGGTKEKQTQRRKKT; this is encoded by the exons AGGGACATTTATCCTCTAACTCTGTTGCTATAAACACTGGCAGTCGCAG TTTCAGAATGAAAAATAAACCGAACAAGTCAAATGCATCAGCGTCAACAGAGAGAGTGACGAAAAGATCCGACAGCTCCTCATCGACGCTCTCTAAAAAGCTTAAGAGCAAAACAGAATCATGGAAGCAAG AACCTCCGAAGCCTGTAGCTGCCCAGAGGAGGAGTGTCCATGGAAGTATCCTGCACTACATTTACCAGAATACACTGGGGCAGAGCCTGCACTCACACATGAGACAG tGTCTCCAGGAGCCGTTTGTTCGCTCGTTATCCTCTTATCATTTCCACGGTGCCGCCAGCCCCTTCGACCGCAGGGTCACCTGTCTGGAGTGGCATCCCACCCATCCCACCACTCTGGCAGCAGGGTCCAAGGGTGGAGATTTGTATCTTTGGGACTTCAAGGTTCCCACCAAGATGAACTTTGTGCAAGGG AACGGAGCTGGAGATTCTATCGGGGGAATGAAATTCTGTCCGATGGATCTTTCTAAAATCTATGTGGCTTCTGGTGAGGGCAGATTGAGCCTGCAGAGCTTCGAGGGTCATACGTCCACTGTGCTGGCTACAACTGCAGACTGCGGCCACGACTACCACAATGTTTG TTTTTGGTTCTGCTGCGTTGACGTGTCAGTAAGCAGGCAGATGTTAGTGACCGGAGACAACGtgggacagctgctgctgctgagtttgGATGGTCAAAAG ATTTTCAGCGACAAGTTGCACAGAGCCAAAGTGACCCACGCCGAGTTCAGTTCACGCTGTGATTGGTTGTTGGCCACAGCTTCAGTCGACCACACGGTCAAACTTTGGGATCTAAGAAACATTAAAGACAAGAAAAGTTTTGTCCATGACCTTCCTCACGAGAAAGCCGTCAACTCAG CCTATTTCAACCCACTCGACTGCTCCAAGTTACTGACCACAGATCAGTACGATCAGATCCGCGTCTACTCATCCTCCGACTGGTCCCAGCCTCAACACATCATCCAGCATCCTCACAGGCAGTACCAGCATCTCACACCCATCAAG GCCACGTGGCACCCAGTCTACGACCTGATTGTGGCTGGCCGCTACCCCGATGACCGCGTTTGCCCCGGAGATGAGAAGACTGTTGATATCTATGACTCCAACACAGcagaacttgtttttcagctaCAGGATCCCACAGGATCAGGGATCAAATCT ATCAATAAATTTAATTCTCTGGGTGATGCGATTGGCTCTGGGATGG GTGTGTCGGTGTTGATTTGGGACAGAAACGAGTCCCTGTTCAACGATCAACACGAAGAGGAAGAAACGTCAACGTCGACAGACAGTTCAAGAAGCCAGAGGAGGAGCGTGCAGCGCTCTGGCCGAGGCAGAGCAGCTTCCACGGCGGGTGGAAAGCTAATGAAGAAAAAACTAGCTTCTCTGGAAGAGACCGGGACCAAAAGTAAAACCACAGGCGGCacgaaagaaaaacaaacacagaggagaaaaaagacatGA
- the LOC130535750 gene encoding protein FAM180B, producing the protein MLMKTELNVYFLATLCFLFQQMLQVLSTRHVAARPTVTWGKQSDAKLMFEILLGGLELDQDNNVLLLDQELASMRSGRAFLSQINDNIPRTPSSMMQMASMLHSQRSRSLPPAQFDRVVLSLVYSALQGQQQDGEERQAWGEVLLQLANVTVHELRGSYLFSYA; encoded by the exons ATGCTCATGAAAACAGAACTAAATGTTTACTTTCTGGCCACTCTCTGCTTTCTGTTTCAGCAAATGCTGCAGG tattatcTACTAGACATGTGGCTGCAAGACCAACTGTGACTTGGGGAAAACAATCTGATGCAAAGCTGATGTTTGAG ATCTTGCTGGGAGGGTTAGAGTTGGACCAGGACAACAACGTCCTTCTGCTTGATCAGGAGCTGGCATCCATGCGGTCGGGGCGGGCTTTCCTGTCCCAGATCAACGATAACATACCAAGAACTCCGAGCTCCATGATGCAGATGGCGAGCATGCTGCACAGTCAGAGGAGCAGGTCGCTGCCTCCTGCTCAGTTCGACCGTGTTGTCCTGAGTTTGGTTTACTCAGCCCTGCAGGGCCAGCAACAGGACGGAGAGGAGCGGCAGGCCTGGGGtgaggtgctgctgcagctggccaACGTCACGGTCCATGAGCTGCGTGGAAGTTATCTCTTCAGCTACGCATGA
- the kbtbd4 gene encoding kelch repeat and BTB domain-containing protein 4, giving the protein MDSTEERGLSVGGSVGEENYFLGYTFTDRSHSSRVVKSIMDLCLGGGLFADVTITVDGKEFHLHRLVLSAQSSFFRSMFTSNLKECHNRTIELKDVSATVFQLLVDYIYHGTIKLRVEELQDTYEMADMYQLTALFEECSRFLSRTVEVKNCLQVMWLADRHSDQELYTAAKHCAKIHLAQLHQTEEFLNLPLCLLLDIIKDGVPTSQNPTVAIESWINHNKVEREEFSSILQENLKEIGENVHIYLIGKEETRTHSLAVSLHCDEDDAISVSGQNSLCHQITAACKHGGDLYVVGGSIPRRMWKCNMHTMDWERCAPLPRDRLHHTMVSVSSEDAIYSLGGKTLQDTLSNAVIYYTVKDNMWTETSQLDTAVSGAAGVNLGGTIYLLGGEENDMDFFTKPSRLIQCFDTASQKCQIKPYMLPFAGCMHAAVHMDVIFIVAEGDSLVCYNPLLESFTRLRFPEVWSCVPSLWKVASCNGCIYVFRDKCKKGDANTLKFNPATSVVSVIRGIKILLTNWQFVLA; this is encoded by the exons ATGGATTCCACTGAGGAGCGGGGTCTCAGTGTTGGGGGCTCTGTGGGCGAGGAAAACTACTTTCTGGGCTACACTTTCACTGACCGTTCCCACTCCAGCCGTGTGGTGAAGAGCATCATGGACCTCTGCCTGGGGGGTGGATTGTTCGCTGATGTCACCATCACAGTGGACGGCAAAGAGTTTCATCTCCACCGGCTGGTGCTCTCGGCCCAGAGCAGTTTTTTCCGCTCCATGTTCACGTCCAACCTGAAAGAGTGCCACAACCGCACCATTGAGCTGAAGGATGTCAGCGCCACTGTCTTCCAGCTTCTGGTGGACTACATCTACCACGGTACGATTAAACTccgggtggaggagctgcaagACACCTACGAGATGGCAGATATGTACCAGCTGACCGCACTGTTCGAGGAATGCTCACGCTTCCTCTCACGGACCGTAGAGGTCAAAAACTGCCTGCAG GTGATgtggctggcagacagacacagtgACCAGGAGTTGTACACTGCAGCCAAACACTGTGCTAAGATCCACTTGGCCCAGCTACATCAGACAGAAGAATTCCTGAATTTGCCCCTCTGCCTGCTATTAGACATAATCAAAG ATGGTGTTCCGACCTCCCAGAATCCAACAGTAGCCATAGAGTCGTGGATAAATCACAACAAGGTGGAAAGAGAAGAGTTTTCTTCCATTCTCCAAGAAAACCTGAAG GAGATTGGTGAGAACGTTCACATCTACCTGATCGGTAAAGAAGAGACGCGGACCCACTCCCTGGCCGTGTCCCTCCACTGTGACGAGGACGACGCGATCAGCGTGAGCGGCCAGAACAGTTTGTGCCATCAGATCACTGCAGCCTGTAAACATGGCGGGGACCTGTACGTTGTGGGGGGGTCCATCCCCCGCCGCATGTGGAAATGCAACATGCACACCATGGACTGGGAGCGCTGCGCCCCGCTGCCCAGAGACCGCCTCCACCACACCAtggtctctgtctcctctgaggATGCCATTTACTCTCTAGGGGGGAAAACGCTGCAGGACACGCTCTCTAACGCCGTCATTTACTACACAGTGAAGGACAACATGTGGACAGAGACCAGCCAGCTGGACACGGCTGTGTCCGGGGCCGCAGGCGTTAACCTGGGAGGCACCATCTATCTcctgggaggagaagaaaacgaCATGGACTTTTTCACCAAACCGTCTCGACTGATTCAGTGCTTTGACACTGCTTCCCAGAAGTGCCAAATCAAGCCGTATATGCTGCCGTTCGCCGGCTGCATGCACGCTGCCGTGCACATGGACGTGATCTTTATCGTGGCAGAGGGAGACTCCCTGGTGTGCTACAACCCTCTGCTGGAGAGCTTCACCCGCTTGCGCTTCCCTGAGGTGTGGAGCTGCGTTCCTTCTCTGTGGAAGGTGGCCAGCTGTAACGGCTGCATTTACGTCTTCAGGGACAAATGCAAGAAAGGCGACGCAAACACGTTAAAGTTTAACCCGGCCACATCCGTGGTGTCGGTTATCAGAGGCATAAAAATCCTCCTCACAAACTGGCAGTTTGTTTTGGCCTAA
- the rapsn gene encoding 43 kDa receptor-associated protein of the synapse: MSVFMRLLAPEMGQDQTKQQIEKGLRLYQSNQTDKALHVWTKVLEKTSDPGGKFRVLGCLITAHSEMGKYKDMLKFALDQIDTAREMEDPDYLTEGYLNLARSNEKLCDFQKTVSYCKTCLNMQGTTVSLQLNGQVCLSMGNAFLGLSVFQKALESYEKALRYAHNNDDKMLECRVCCSLGNMYVTLKDYEKALFFPCKAAELVNDYGKGWSLKYRAMSQYHMSVAYRKLERLPDAMECCEESMKIALQHGDRPLQALCLLNFADIHRCRHDVDKAFPRYESALAIMTEIGNRLGQTQVYLGVAKCWLLQKEYDKALESLQRAQELADGIGNKLCTLKVHCLSEGIYRSQGQQAELREQVVKFLQCVEELELYCGMCGESIGDRDQKLQALPCSHIFHLKCLQTNGTKGCPKCFKSSVKPGFV; this comes from the exons ATGAGTGTTTTTATGAGGCTCCTCGCACCAGAAATGGGCCAGGACCAAACCAAGCAGCAGATCGAAAAGGGCCTGAGGCTGTACCAGTCCAACCAGACGGACAAAGCCCTGCACGTCTGGAcaaaagtgctggagaagaCCTCGGATCCCGGTGGGAAGTTTCGAGTGTTGGGGTGTCTGATCACAGCTCACTCGGAAATGGGAAAATATAAAGATATGCTCAAG TTCGCCTTAGATCAGATTGACACGGCCAGAGAAATGGAGGACCCGGACTACCTGACGGAGGGCTACCTGAACCTGGCGCGCAGCAACGAGAAGCTGTGCGACTTCCAGAAAACGGTTTCCTACTGCAAGACCTGCTTAAACATGCAGGGCACCACCGTGAGCCTGCAGCTCAACGGCCAGGTATGTCTGAGCATGGGCAACGCCTTCCTGGGCCTCAGCGTCTTCCAGAAGGCCTTGGAGAGCTACGAGAAGGCCCTGCGCTACGCTCACAACAACGACGACAAGATGCTGGAGTGCAgagtctgctgcagcctgggaaACATGTACGTCACACTTAAG GACTACGAGAAGGCCCTGTTCTTCCCATGTAAAGCCGCCGAGCTCGTCAACGACTACGGCAAAGGCTGGAGCCTCAAGTACCGCGCCATGAGCCAGTACCACATGTCTGTTGCCTACAGGAAATTGGAGCGCCTGCCAGACGCCATGGAATGCTGCGAG GAGTCTATGAAGATCGCTCTGCAGCACGGCGACCGTCCTCTGCAGGCCCTGTGCTTGCTGAACTTTGCAGACATACACCGCTGCAGGCACGATGTCGAT aAAGCATTCCCTCGTTACGAATCTGCGCTGGCCATCATGACCGAGATCGGGAACCGTCTTGGACAAACACAAGTCTACCTGGGAGTTGCCAAGTGCTGGCTTCTGCAGAAAGAGTATGACAAG GCCCTTGAATCCTTGCAGCGAGCACAGGAACTGGCGGATGGAATAGGAAACAAG CTCTGTACACTGAAGGTGCACTGCCTGAGCGAGGGCATCTATCGAAGCCAGGGGCAGCAGGCGGAGCTCCGAGAGCAGGTGGTGAAGTTCCTCCAGtgcgtggaggagctggagctctACTGCGGCATGTGTGGGGAGTCCATCGGGGACAGGGACCAAAAACTGCAGGCTTTACCCTGTTCCCACATCTTCCATCTCAA GTGTCTCCAGACAAACGGGACTAAAGGTTGCCCAAAGTGTTTCAAGTCCTCGGTGAAACCCGGGTTTGTGTGA
- the LOC130535745 gene encoding zinc-binding protein A33-like produces the protein MATRLCEDDLLCPQCSDIYCLPVLLQCGHNICKVCLHKFWELKACRECPVCRTVSIPERPPINLALKIAAEEYQGQRTSRDQGICLLHEHKLTIFCQNDEEPICLVCQTSKRHKVHECCPVVEASQQKKKEMAALLETLKKQLRKLNKTKEEWEETRTYIQNQAAENEEAIQGEFDKLHKFLVEEERHRLKVLRQEEEVKKQVMSEKLKTLTEEIQNLSANVGDIEMALKEKDLPFLMDYKQTKKRAKCNIHEPECIRDILINSAKHLGSLKFGVWNKMATHVKCVPFVLDPNTAQSNLEFSEELTRVQYCRKRLLPDNPERCTSRVCVLGATGFTSGKHSWTVDVGQGQDWYIGAAAESIKRKNAVFLNPTEGFWVIGLCNGDTFWAQTSPRVKLVLKQKPGRITVKLDFDKGKVVFINAEDSTTIHTFNDRFVEKIYPYFSPGLYKDGKSSSPLTVCPRKITVNVE, from the exons ATGGCGACCAGGCTCTGTGAAGATGACCTTCTCTGTCCCCAGTGCTCCGACATCTACTGCCTCCCCGTCCTCCTGCAGTGCGGCCACAACATCTGCAAAGTTTGCCTGCACAAGTTCTGGGAGCTAAAAGCTTGCCGGGAATGTCCCGTCTGCCGCACCGTCTCCATCCCAGAGAGGCCTCCCATCAACCTGGCCTTAAAGATCGCAGCCGAGGAGTACCAGGGGCAACGGACTAGTAGAGACCAAGGCATCTGCCTTTTACATGAGCATAAGCTGACGATCTTCTGCCAGAACGACGAAGAGCCCATCTGTCTGGTGTGCCAAACCTCAAAGCGGCATAAAGTTCACGAGTGTTGTCCGGTGGTGGAGGCCTCTCAGCAGAAAAAG AAAGAGATGGCTGCTCTGCTGGAGACGCTGAAGAAACAGCTCAGAAAGCTCAACAAGACtaaggaggagtgggaggaaaccagaacTTATATTCAG AATCAAGCCGCTGAAAACGAGGAAGCAATCCAGGGGGAATTTGACAAGTTGCACAAATTtctggtggaggaagagagacatCGGCTGAAGGTGCtcaggcaggaagaggaggttaAGAAGCAGGTGATGTCTGAGAAGCTGAAGACCCTCACGGAGGAGATCCAGAACCTCTCGGCCAACGTCGGTGACATTGAGATGGCCCTCAAAGAAAAGGATTTGCCATTTTTAATG gaTTACAAGCAGACAAAGAAAAG GGCCAAGTGCAATATTCACGAGCCAGAGTGCATACGAGACATCCTCATCAACTCCGCAAAGCATCTCGGATCGCTGAAGTTTGGAGTCTGGAATAAGATGGCTACACATGTGAAATGTG TTCCTTTTGTTCTGGATCCAAACACAGCTCAGTCCAACCTAGAGTTTTCCGAGGAGTTAACCCGTGTGCAATACTGCAGAAAACGGTTGCTACCTGACAATCCCGAACGATGCACTAGccgcgtgtgtgtgctgggagCCACTGGTTTCACATCTGGGAAGCACAGCTGGACTGTGGACGTGGGCCAAGGCCAAGACTGGTACatcggagcagctgcagagtcCATCAAGAGAAAGAACGCAGTCTTCCTCAACCCGACGGAGGGTTTCTGGGTGATCGGCCTGTGCAACGGGGACACCTTCTGGGCTCAGACCTCGCCTCGCGTCAAGCTGGTGCTGAAACAGAAACCAGGGAGGATTACTGTAAAACTGGACTTTGATAAAGGGAAGGTCGTTTTTATCAACGCTGAGGATTCTACAACAATACACACATTCAATGACAGATTTGTGGAGAAGATATACCCATATTTCTCACCTGGACTGTATAAAGACGGAAAAAGCTCCAGTCCGCTAACAGTTTGTCCTCGGAAAATAACAGTTAATGTGGAGTAG
- the LOC130535747 gene encoding D(4) dopamine receptor-like isoform X1 yields the protein MAANLSASVAAPEAAAAQERNLPALVFGVLLIVVIICGNLLVCLSVLTEKALKTTTNYFIVSLAVADLMLAVLVLPLFVYSEFQDGVWPLSTTICDYLMTMDVMLCTASIFNLCAISVDRFIAVLIPLNYNRKHVDLRQAVLLSATWILALAVASPIIFGINNMPGRDPRECKLENNDYVLYSSVCSFFIPCPIMLLLYCGMFRGLRRWEEARKAKLRNSIQACRKLQEAAATLPPLASLPPPLPPIIEREPTETLDEMSNFPSPEPPFPSSEYRAPVPAVSFAEIQFNPDPRRRKRAKINSRERKAMKVLPVVVGAFLFCWTPFFVLHTLRARCEDCQIPAALMSVVTWLGYVNSALNPVIYTIFNTEFRNLFKKLLHRCCSKRA from the exons ATGGCAGCCAACCTGAGCGCGTCGGTGGCCGCTCCGGAGGCTGCGGCGGCGCAGGAGCGCAACCTGCCCGCGCTGGTGTTCGGGGTGCTGCTGATCGTGGTGATCATCTGCGGGAACCTGCTGGTGTGTCTGAGCGTCCTGACGGAGAAAGCGCTGAAGACCACCACCAACTACTTCATCGTCAGCCTGGCGGTGGCGGATCTGATGCTCGCCGTGCTCGTCCTGCCGCTCTTCGTCTACTCCGAG TTCCAGGATGGCGTGTGGCCCCTGAGCACCACCATCTGTGACTACCTGATGACAATGGACGTCATGCTGTGCACGGCCTCCATCTTCAACCTCTGCGCCATCAGCGTCGACAG GTTCATTGCCGTGTTAATACCACTCAACTACAACAGGAAGCACGTGGACCTGCGACAGGCCGTGCTGCTGTCGGCCACTTGGATCCTGGCTCTGGCGGTGGCGTCCCCCATCATATTTGGCATCAACAACATGCCTGGCCGCGACCCCAGAGAGTGTAAACTCGAGAACAATGACTACGTCCTGTACTCCTCCGTGTGCTCCTTCTTCATCCCCTGTCccatcatgctgctgctgtactgcggCATGTTCCGAGGCCTGAGACGCTGGGAGGAAGCGCGCAAGGCCAAGCTCAGGAACAGCATCCAGGCCTGCCGTAAGCTCCAGGAGGCCGCGGCCACGCTGCCGCCTTTGGCCTCGCTGCCTCCGCCCCTGCCGCCCATCATAGAGAGGGAACCAACAGAGACTCTGGATGAGATGTCCAACTTCCCATCCCCAGAACCACCCTTTCCCTCCTCGGAGTATAGAGCGCCGGTACCAGCGGTCAGCTTCGCAGAGATCCAATTCAACCCTGACCCTCGCAGACGGAAGAGGGCCAAAATCAACAGCCGTGAAAGGAAGGCCATGAAGGTGCTTCCTGTCGTCGTGg GTGCCTTCTTGTTCTGCTGGACTCCCTTCTTTGTCCTTCACACCCTGCGGGCCCGCTGTGAGGACTGTCAAATCCCAGCGGCGCTGATGAGCGTGGTAACGTGGCTCGGCTACGTCAACAGCGCTCTCAACCCCGTCATCTACACAATTTTCAACACAGAATTCAGGAACCTTTTCAAAAAGCTGCTGCATCGTTGCTGCTCCAAGAGGGCTTGA
- the LOC130535747 gene encoding D(4) dopamine receptor-like isoform X2 gives MAANLSASVAAPEAAAAQERNLPALVFGVLLIVVIICGNLLVCLSVLTEKALKTTTNYFIVSLAVADLMLAVLVLPLFVYSEFQDGVWPLSTTICDYLMTMDVMLCTASIFNLCAISVDRFIAVLIPLNYNRKHVDLRQAVLLSATWILALAVASPIIFGINNMPGRDPRECKLENNDYVLYSSVCSFFIPCPIMLLLYCGMFRGLRRWEEARKAKLRNSIQACRKLQEAAATLPPLASLPPPLPPIIEREPTETLDEMSNFPSPEPPFPSSEYRAPVPAVSFAEIQFNPDPRRRKRAKINSRERKAMKVPSCSAGLPSLSFTPCGPAVRTVKSQRR, from the exons ATGGCAGCCAACCTGAGCGCGTCGGTGGCCGCTCCGGAGGCTGCGGCGGCGCAGGAGCGCAACCTGCCCGCGCTGGTGTTCGGGGTGCTGCTGATCGTGGTGATCATCTGCGGGAACCTGCTGGTGTGTCTGAGCGTCCTGACGGAGAAAGCGCTGAAGACCACCACCAACTACTTCATCGTCAGCCTGGCGGTGGCGGATCTGATGCTCGCCGTGCTCGTCCTGCCGCTCTTCGTCTACTCCGAG TTCCAGGATGGCGTGTGGCCCCTGAGCACCACCATCTGTGACTACCTGATGACAATGGACGTCATGCTGTGCACGGCCTCCATCTTCAACCTCTGCGCCATCAGCGTCGACAG GTTCATTGCCGTGTTAATACCACTCAACTACAACAGGAAGCACGTGGACCTGCGACAGGCCGTGCTGCTGTCGGCCACTTGGATCCTGGCTCTGGCGGTGGCGTCCCCCATCATATTTGGCATCAACAACATGCCTGGCCGCGACCCCAGAGAGTGTAAACTCGAGAACAATGACTACGTCCTGTACTCCTCCGTGTGCTCCTTCTTCATCCCCTGTCccatcatgctgctgctgtactgcggCATGTTCCGAGGCCTGAGACGCTGGGAGGAAGCGCGCAAGGCCAAGCTCAGGAACAGCATCCAGGCCTGCCGTAAGCTCCAGGAGGCCGCGGCCACGCTGCCGCCTTTGGCCTCGCTGCCTCCGCCCCTGCCGCCCATCATAGAGAGGGAACCAACAGAGACTCTGGATGAGATGTCCAACTTCCCATCCCCAGAACCACCCTTTCCCTCCTCGGAGTATAGAGCGCCGGTACCAGCGGTCAGCTTCGCAGAGATCCAATTCAACCCTGACCCTCGCAGACGGAAGAGGGCCAAAATCAACAGCCGTGAAAGGAAGGCCATGAAG GTGCCTTCTTGTTCTGCTGGACTCCCTTCTTTGTCCTTCACACCCTGCGGGCCCGCTGTGAGGACTGTCAAATCCCAGCGGCGCTGA